In Streptomyces erythrochromogenes, the DNA window CGAAGAGCGCCCGGTCACCTTCCCGGACGGCTCCGGATCCGTGCCGGAGTACCGCAAGGCCGACCCCGACCTCATCGTCTGCAAGACGGACCGGCCGGCCTTCGAACGCCGGATATCCGCCTTCCCCGAGGAGCTCAAGGCCCGCAACCTCGCCCTGTACGAGCGGTGCGAGAAGAGCGGCTACCGCCACCTCCAGGAAGCCGTCGACGCCGTGGACCGGCCCGGGATGAACATCGCGGTCCTCCCCGGCCTCTACGAGGAAGAGCCCTCACTGCCCAAGCCGACGGGGGAGTGCGCCGCGCTCAAGGCGCCCGACTCCGCGCTCGGCTACCAGATCCTGTCGTACGAGCAGCAGGTGCGGTGCCGGCACAACCAGAACCTCGTCGCCGTCCTCGGCAAGAAGAACCTGCAGATCGAGGGCACCGGCGCGTCCCGCCTGGACGTGGTCTTCGACGCCAAGTACCAGAAGCTGAACGCCATCCGCGCCGACAAGTCCGACGGCGTCTACTTCCGCAACTTCACCGCCCAGCGCACCACCTTCAACTCGCTGTACGTCCTCGCCGCCGACGGCTTCGTCATCGACGACGTGCTCACCCGCTGGAACGACGAGTACGGCTTCCTGACCTTCGCCAGCGACCACGGGCTCTACAAGAACTGCGAGTCCTACGGGAACGGCGACTCGGGCATCTACCCCGGCAGCGCCTCCAACATCAACGACGGCCGCGGCTACGAGGTCCCCCGCTACTCCATCGAGATCACCGGCTGCCGCAGCCACCACAACATGGTCGGCTACTCCGGTACCGCGGGCGACTCGGTGTGGGTGCACGACAACGAGTTCGACCAGAACATGGGCGGTGCCTCGATGGACAGCGCCTTCCCCGGCCACCCCGGACTCCCGCAGAACCACGCCAAGTTCGAGCGGAACCTGATCCACGACAACAACCAGGACTACTACCGCCACGTCGCCGACGGAACCTGCGCCAAACCGCCGATCGAGCGCGGCTACGAGCGCGGCGTCGTCTGCCCCCAGATCTCCATGCCGCCGGGCACCGGCATCATCACCGCGGGCGGCAACTGGAACCTCTACGAGGGCAACTGGGTGTACGGGCACGAGCGCGCGGGCTTCTTCCTCAGCGCGGTCCCCGCCTTCATCCGCGGCGAGGAGGCCTGGTCGAAGCAGACGGACACCTCCCACCACAACCGCTACGCGGGCAACGTCCTCGGCAAGGACCGGTCCGGCGCATCCCGCCCCAACGGCATGGACGTCTGGTGGGACGGCCAGGGCAGCGGGAACTGCTGGCAGGACGGCCCCGACGGGTCCACCCCCGGCACGGTCCCGCGGTGCGGCGAGCGGCGGGGCGACGTCACGGGGGCGTCGGCCCGCCTGGTCGGCGAGCCGGTCAAGCTGGTCCAGCTCCTCGTCTGCGCGGACTACAACGTCCAGGCACGCAAACTCCCGGCCGGCTGCGACTGGTACGGCGCGCGCGGACTGGAGCGGGTGGAGACCCAGCTCGCGCTGGCCGTGGCCGCCGTGCTGCTGCTGGTCGGCGGAGTCCTGTGGTGGCGCCGCCTGCGCGGCTCCCGCCTGGGCACGGCCGCCACGCTGCTGGGCCTGGCCGGTCTGGCCCTCGACGTGGCCGGCTCCACCACGGCGCTGACCGCGACCTTCGTTCCCGCCCTCGCCCTCCTGCTGCTCGGCCTGTGGTGGACGGGAGCCGGCCTGGTGCTGCGTCCCACCCGCCCCTGGCTGGCCCGCCTGACCCTGCTGCTGGCCGGGCTCACCCTGCTG includes these proteins:
- a CDS encoding right-handed parallel beta-helix repeat-containing protein, yielding MSWTRRFPAVPGALLAALLALLSLFAAAPAARAHEERPVTFPDGSGSVPEYRKADPDLIVCKTDRPAFERRISAFPEELKARNLALYERCEKSGYRHLQEAVDAVDRPGMNIAVLPGLYEEEPSLPKPTGECAALKAPDSALGYQILSYEQQVRCRHNQNLVAVLGKKNLQIEGTGASRLDVVFDAKYQKLNAIRADKSDGVYFRNFTAQRTTFNSLYVLAADGFVIDDVLTRWNDEYGFLTFASDHGLYKNCESYGNGDSGIYPGSASNINDGRGYEVPRYSIEITGCRSHHNMVGYSGTAGDSVWVHDNEFDQNMGGASMDSAFPGHPGLPQNHAKFERNLIHDNNQDYYRHVADGTCAKPPIERGYERGVVCPQISMPPGTGIITAGGNWNLYEGNWVYGHERAGFFLSAVPAFIRGEEAWSKQTDTSHHNRYAGNVLGKDRSGASRPNGMDVWWDGQGSGNCWQDGPDGSTPGTVPRCGERRGDVTGASARLVGEPVKLVQLLVCADYNVQARKLPAGCDWYGARGLERVETQLALAVAAVLLLVGGVLWWRRLRGSRLGTAATLLGLAGLALDVAGSTTALTATFVPALALLLLGLWWTGAGLVLRPTRPWLARLTLLLAGLTLLDAFDKAVLMVPWTPLSPAWVRALVAVVWVLWAVVASARPGAAPARPAGPGDDPEGDRAPAPPGPAPTLHEAGTAGTAGTTEAAESAPGAGATAAAGTTKAAEAPAAAPGARGAGQARAPRVAGGQS